The window CGCCGCTTCTTTCATAAACTTCACTGAATTACTTCTTAATAGTCCATGCTGTGGAAAAGCTACTAACTCATAGCTTAATTTTTCCTTATAAGCATCTAAAGCTTCAACAACCCTTTCTATATTACCAAGGCCTACAACAGGATCAACATTACATTGAACTCTAGCATGTGTAACCCCATAACCTGTAATAAGGTCTAATAACTTTTTTGCTCTTTCAGTAGTATGTTCAAGGAAGCTTGGAAGAAATTCTTCTTCTTCTTTTATCCTATCTGAAACACTAGTAAATGGTGTGCTGGCCTTCCATGGTCCACCAAAATGACATTTATCTAAATGAATATGATTTTCAACAAGTGAAGGTATTGCAAGAAGTCCCTTCGCATCAAGGACAAGCGTACCATCCTTAGGTATACTCCCCTCTAAAATATCTACAATTTTGTCATTCTCGATTAATAAATGATTTAAGTTTGTTTTAGTACCACTAATTTGATTGTTTTCATATTGAAAACCCTTCTCTAACAAAACATTGCTTAACCAAAATTTCTTGTTCATATTTTAAATTCTCAAACCCTTCTATATTAGTTTCATAATTTATTTATATATCTTAACATTAGGGTATTTTTTTGTATAGTATATAAACCTTAGCTAGTTAATGTGCATTTACTGTAACAATTATAAATTTGTATCATAATATATAATTTATGAAGGTTTTTTATCCTAAGAAATATCTAGGGAGGTTTCCAATGTTTAATAATGAACTTGATTATTGTCCTTACTGCCCTGAAGAAGTTACTTGCCCACGTGAACATGAACATATAAGGAACTTTGATGATGTTGAAGATTCTAGTGAAGTTCTATTTGATGACTTCTTGTATGAGTATGATTTCTTCGATGAGACTAGAGATGAAGACCATACTATAGAAAGAAATGTCTTTCTTCCCCCTCCTACAGCTGGCAGATGGAGCCAGTGGGAAGACCTTGGTGGCGTTTTATCCTCAGGTCCAGGGGCTTCTTCTCAAGGACCTGGTAGGCTTGATACTTTTGTAGCAGGAAGTGATAGAGCTCTATTTCATAAGTTTTGGAACGGCTCAAGGTGGAGTAATTGGCAAAGCCTTGGTGGAACAATAACATCTTCTCCTGCTGCGGTTTCATCTAGAAACAATAGAGTTAATGTATTTGCTAGAGGTACAGATAATGCTATGTGGTATATATCTTGGAATGGCTCCCGTTGGAGTAGATGGGAAAGCCTTGGTGGAGTATTAACATCTGCACCTGCTGCTGCATCTACTGCACCTAACAGAATAAATACTTTTGTGCGCGGTTCTGACAATGCTCTTTGGCACAAATGGTGGAACGGAACACGCTGGAGTAACTGGGAAAGTCTTGGTGGCAGATTAACTTCATCACCTACTGCTGTTTCATGGGGGCAAAATAGAATCGATGTATTTGCCCGTGGACAAGGTGATCGTCTTATTCACAGATGGTGGAATGGTTCCCGTTGGAGCAATTGGCAAGACCTTGGTGGTAGGTTAACTTCAGCTCCTGCAGTTTCCTCTAGAGGACCAAATAGACTTGAAGTATTTGCTAGAGGTACAAACAATCAATTAATGACTATGTCATGGAATGGTTCACGCTGGAGCAATTGGTCAAACCTTGGAGGTATTATAACTTCAGACCCTGCTGCTGTATCCTGGGGACCAAATAGAACCGACGTATTTGCTAGAGGTACAAACAATGCTATGTGGCATATTTGGAGAAACTAAATATATATTGCAATTAGTATAAAAGATACCCCCTTATGTTAAAACATAAGGGGTAGTTTTTATTTAAGAATATTTAACTTAAACCTTCCAATTATACCTGCATGGTCAGATGGCCAAAGTTTTGTTTTTGTTCTACTTTCCTTGGAGTCTCCTATTAACTTTGCTTCAATAATATCAAGATTTATATTATTTTTTAATAATATAAAATCTATTCTCTCATTTAAATATGAATCTGCATTTAGAAGGTCAGGGTTCTGACAACAGGTAAATCCATCACCTTTCCCAGAAATAGTCCAAATATCTTTAAAACCTGAGGCAATTAAATTTTCATATGTCTTTGTACTACTTCTATCAGCTTTTGAGTTAAAGTCCCCTATAAAAAATAATGGAAGATTTGTCTTTCCTGGACCTAATAATAATTCATTTGCCTGTGAAACCTGTACTTCATGGGAAAATGGTTCTAAATGAGTATTAACTACTCGAAAATCATATCCTTTTAATGAAATATCAACAGCTGACCATCCTCTTCGAATAGAAACTGTCTGTCCTATTACATTAACTTGTAAATTAGTTTTAAAGTTTGACTCCCACTTTCTAGTAATCTTTAAATCTGAATTTTTACGAATTAAAATAACATCTCGATCCTTTAGACATATATAATTCCCTTCGCTACTGGGAAGTGTAGCCTCTGCATTTTTATTCTGTGTGGCGACTTCATATTCTACTCCCTTAGATTTCAATTCATATAGAAGAATATCTAGAAAGTCATATACAACTTTATTAGAATTAGGAGGAATTAGTTCCCATATAGCTACCTCCTGTAATCCTATAATATCAGGTTTATTTAAACTAATTTGATTTGCAATAGTCTTTGCACGGCTTGGAAAATTTGTCGCAAGGAATTGCCGAAACAATTCTGTAACTCTTTGAGGGATTTGCATAGGAGTTGCAGCTATCATAGGAGTTAAATCCGCACCTAAATAAATGTTCCATGTCATAACTGAA of the Clostridium cylindrosporum DSM 605 genome contains:
- a CDS encoding DUF346 domain-containing protein, translated to MFNNELDYCPYCPEEVTCPREHEHIRNFDDVEDSSEVLFDDFLYEYDFFDETRDEDHTIERNVFLPPPTAGRWSQWEDLGGVLSSGPGASSQGPGRLDTFVAGSDRALFHKFWNGSRWSNWQSLGGTITSSPAAVSSRNNRVNVFARGTDNAMWYISWNGSRWSRWESLGGVLTSAPAAASTAPNRINTFVRGSDNALWHKWWNGTRWSNWESLGGRLTSSPTAVSWGQNRIDVFARGQGDRLIHRWWNGSRWSNWQDLGGRLTSAPAVSSRGPNRLEVFARGTNNQLMTMSWNGSRWSNWSNLGGIITSDPAAVSWGPNRTDVFARGTNNAMWHIWRN
- a CDS encoding endonuclease/exonuclease/phosphatase family protein — translated: MIGLKIEGDATFSVMTWNIYLGADLTPMIAATPMQIPQRVTELFRQFLATNFPSRAKTIANQISLNKPDIIGLQEVAIWELIPPNSNKVVYDFLDILLYELKSKGVEYEVATQNKNAEATLPSSEGNYICLKDRDVILIRKNSDLKITRKWESNFKTNLQVNVIGQTVSIRRGWSAVDISLKGYDFRVVNTHLEPFSHEVQVSQANELLLGPGKTNLPLFFIGDFNSKADRSSTKTYENLIASGFKDIWTISGKGDGFTCCQNPDLLNADSYLNERIDFILLKNNINLDIIEAKLIGDSKESRTKTKLWPSDHAGIIGRFKLNILK